One segment of Bradyrhizobium sp. CB2312 DNA contains the following:
- a CDS encoding MFS transporter translates to MRFLKSDSRLIGVLLVLAITQLIGWGTIGLPAIVGRDLAADLGMSLPAVFGGTSVLYVTMGLCAPWLAKAFARHGARKVMMVGTVLTVPGFVLLSFAREPVLYFAAWTIFGVAGSATLSTGAYIMLNEIAGRQAKSAIGALMLVTGLSSSIFWPATSYLSGHLGWRGTCLVYAAMLLLVSLPLFAFAAPRRTVAKDEGAAPAKRAEAPRIARSTFGLVVSAIALNAFVNFGLGAVFIELLRAEGLAPAQAIAFGSMLGVIQVSARGLDFLGGGRWDGITTGLVAGTALPVAMLLLMLSEGATWAVAVFILLYGAGSGAMAVARATIPLVFYDQAEFAKAMSMIALPLNLASAISPPLLAGLLTQFGSRGALGLTFVFSCATVLILVLLGRRRPQVAAAAAA, encoded by the coding sequence ATGCGGTTCTTGAAATCTGACAGCAGGCTCATCGGGGTCCTGCTGGTCCTGGCGATCACCCAACTCATCGGATGGGGTACGATCGGCCTTCCCGCCATCGTCGGACGCGATCTCGCGGCTGACCTCGGCATGAGCCTGCCGGCGGTGTTCGGCGGCACCTCCGTTCTCTATGTCACGATGGGCCTGTGCGCCCCCTGGCTCGCCAAGGCGTTCGCGCGGCATGGCGCGCGCAAGGTCATGATGGTCGGGACGGTCCTCACCGTGCCCGGATTCGTGCTGCTGTCCTTCGCGCGCGAGCCGGTGCTCTACTTCGCCGCCTGGACCATCTTCGGCGTCGCCGGCAGCGCCACGCTCTCGACCGGCGCCTATATCATGCTGAACGAGATCGCCGGGCGGCAGGCCAAGAGCGCGATCGGCGCGCTCATGCTGGTGACGGGCCTCTCTAGCAGCATCTTCTGGCCGGCCACGTCGTACCTCAGCGGCCATCTCGGCTGGCGCGGGACCTGTCTCGTCTATGCCGCCATGCTGCTCCTCGTGTCGCTGCCGCTCTTTGCGTTCGCGGCGCCGCGCCGGACCGTCGCGAAGGACGAGGGTGCTGCGCCGGCGAAGCGCGCGGAGGCGCCGCGGATTGCGCGGAGCACGTTCGGCCTCGTCGTCTCTGCGATCGCCCTCAATGCGTTCGTCAATTTCGGTCTCGGCGCAGTGTTCATCGAGTTGCTGCGGGCGGAGGGACTGGCGCCGGCGCAGGCGATCGCGTTCGGCTCCATGCTCGGCGTGATCCAGGTCAGCGCCCGCGGGCTCGACTTCCTCGGCGGCGGGCGCTGGGACGGCATCACGACCGGGCTCGTCGCCGGCACGGCGCTGCCCGTGGCGATGTTGCTCTTGATGCTGAGCGAGGGCGCGACCTGGGCGGTCGCGGTCTTCATCCTGCTCTATGGTGCCGGCAGCGGTGCCATGGCGGTGGCGCGGGCGACCATCCCACTGGTGTTCTACGACCAGGCGGAATTCGCCAAGGCGATGTCGATGATCGCGCTGCCGCTCAATCTGGCCTCGGCGATCTCGCCGCCGCTGCTCGCCGGCCTGCTCACCCAGTTCGGCAGCCGCGGCGCGCTCGGTCTCACCTTCGTGTTCTCCTGCGCCACGGTGCTGATCCTGGTCCTGCTCGGACGCCGGAGGCCGCAAGTGGCAGCGGCGGCCGCGGCCTGA
- a CDS encoding CaiB/BaiF CoA-transferase family protein, with product MSALPLSGIKILDLTRVLAGPLSAQMLGDLGAEVIKIERPGTGDDARAFGPPYLTDPEGKANNNNSFYLCANRNKKSVTVNIAKPEGQAIIRELAKDADVFMENYKVGDLKRYGLDYETIKAINPKIIYCSVTGFGQTGPYAPRAGYDAILQAMGGLMSVTGHIDGEPGEGPMKVGPSIVDYMTGMNTSIGILSALYHRDVNGGQGQHIDVCLFDTVIASLSHWLQIYLVNGKMPPRRGTWGNGGMPAGVFRCTDGELMLVVGNDGQFRKTCAVLGEPELANDKRFIKNNDRVVHGKEIMAIFAGLFLKKPVAYWLEKLEEAGVPSGPINNFEQVFSDPHVQSRGMRVKVDHPFEPDLSLIRNALTLSETPIETYRAPPLLGEHTQEILGGKLGYDAGKIEELKKQGII from the coding sequence ATGTCGGCCTTGCCGCTCTCAGGCATCAAGATCCTTGACCTCACCCGCGTGCTTGCCGGCCCCCTGTCGGCCCAGATGCTGGGCGATCTCGGCGCGGAGGTGATCAAGATCGAGCGGCCGGGCACCGGCGACGACGCCCGCGCGTTCGGCCCGCCCTATCTCACCGATCCCGAGGGCAAGGCGAACAACAACAATTCCTTCTACCTTTGCGCCAACCGCAACAAGAAGTCGGTCACCGTCAACATCGCCAAGCCCGAGGGGCAGGCGATCATCCGGGAGCTTGCCAAGGATGCCGACGTCTTCATGGAGAACTACAAGGTCGGCGATCTCAAGCGCTACGGCCTCGACTACGAGACCATCAAGGCGATCAACCCAAAAATCATCTACTGCTCGGTGACCGGCTTCGGCCAGACCGGCCCTTACGCGCCGCGCGCCGGCTACGACGCCATCCTCCAGGCGATGGGCGGCCTGATGAGCGTCACCGGCCATATCGACGGCGAGCCGGGCGAGGGCCCGATGAAGGTCGGCCCGTCGATCGTCGACTACATGACCGGCATGAACACCTCGATCGGAATCCTCTCGGCGCTCTATCATCGCGACGTCAATGGCGGGCAGGGGCAGCACATCGACGTCTGCCTGTTCGACACCGTGATCGCCTCGCTCTCGCACTGGCTGCAGATCTACCTCGTCAACGGCAAGATGCCGCCGCGCCGCGGCACCTGGGGCAATGGCGGCATGCCGGCCGGCGTGTTCCGCTGCACCGACGGCGAGCTGATGCTGGTGGTCGGAAATGACGGCCAGTTCCGGAAGACCTGTGCCGTGCTCGGCGAGCCGGAGCTGGCGAACGACAAGCGCTTCATCAAGAACAACGACCGCGTCGTGCACGGCAAGGAGATCATGGCGATCTTCGCCGGCCTGTTCCTGAAAAAGCCGGTGGCCTACTGGCTGGAGAAGCTGGAGGAGGCCGGCGTGCCGTCAGGTCCGATCAACAATTTCGAGCAGGTGTTCTCCGATCCGCACGTGCAGTCGCGCGGCATGCGGGTCAAGGTCGACCATCCGTTCGAGCCCGATCTGTCGCTGATCCGCAACGCGCTGACCCTCTCGGAGACCCCGATCGAGACCTACCGCGCCCCGCCGCTGCTCGGCGAGCACACCCAGGAAATTCTCGGTGGCAAGCTCGGCTATGATGCGGGGAAGATCGAGGAGCTTAAGAAGCAGGGGATTATCTGA
- a CDS encoding 3-keto-5-aminohexanoate cleavage protein: protein MAGKTIITCAITGNLTKPEQSPYLPITPEQIATSALEAAEAGAAIAHIHVRDPATGRPSMEIDLYRDVVDRIRARNESLVINLTTGPGGRFVPSIEDPRVAGPGTTLLAPEKRVEHVELIKPDICTLDLNTMNSGGEVVINTPRNVRIMAERMTAAGVLPEIELFDSGDCHLARDMLADGSLKGPGLFSLVLGVKYGFSATPETMFYARSLLPPGAIWSGFGIGRAEFPMVAQAYLLGGHARVGMEDNLYMSKGVLAKSNAELVAHAAGILKSLGASVATAHDARAMLGLA, encoded by the coding sequence ATGGCCGGCAAAACCATCATCACCTGCGCCATCACCGGCAACCTGACGAAGCCCGAGCAGTCGCCGTACCTGCCGATCACGCCCGAGCAGATCGCGACGTCCGCGCTGGAAGCGGCTGAGGCCGGCGCCGCCATCGCCCACATCCATGTGCGCGATCCCGCGACGGGGCGGCCGTCGATGGAGATCGATCTCTACCGCGATGTCGTGGATCGCATCCGCGCCCGCAACGAGAGCCTGGTCATCAATCTCACCACCGGCCCAGGCGGGCGTTTCGTGCCCTCGATCGAAGACCCCCGCGTCGCCGGGCCCGGCACCACGCTGCTTGCGCCCGAAAAGCGCGTCGAGCATGTCGAGCTCATCAAGCCCGACATCTGCACGCTCGATCTCAACACCATGAATTCCGGCGGCGAGGTCGTGATCAACACGCCGCGCAACGTCCGCATCATGGCCGAGCGGATGACGGCGGCGGGCGTGCTGCCGGAGATCGAGCTGTTCGATTCCGGCGACTGTCATCTGGCGCGCGACATGCTCGCCGACGGCTCGCTGAAAGGGCCGGGCCTGTTCTCGCTCGTGCTCGGCGTCAAATACGGCTTCTCCGCGACGCCGGAGACCATGTTCTACGCGCGCAGCCTGCTGCCGCCGGGCGCGATCTGGTCCGGCTTCGGCATTGGCCGCGCCGAGTTCCCGATGGTCGCGCAGGCCTATTTGCTCGGCGGGCACGCCCGCGTCGGCATGGAGGACAACCTTTATATGTCCAAGGGCGTGCTGGCCAAGAGCAATGCCGAGCTGGTCGCGCACGCCGCCGGTATTCTAAAAAGCCTCGGCGCGAGCGTTGCGACCGCGCATGACGCGCGCGCGATGCTGGGGCTGGCGTAG
- a CDS encoding RidA family protein — MKRETLRVEPISSYLDRWKAPTSPVTRAGNMIFVAGLPPFDPETGELAEMPIERQSEIIMEQMKLCLETAGASLDNVMKCNVYCTSTRHFAAFNTVYARYFPNDPPARIFVCTPEWFGPFDVEIDCIAMM, encoded by the coding sequence ATGAAACGCGAAACGCTCCGCGTCGAACCGATCTCGTCTTATCTCGATCGCTGGAAGGCGCCGACCTCGCCGGTGACGCGTGCCGGCAACATGATCTTCGTCGCAGGCCTGCCGCCGTTCGATCCCGAGACGGGCGAGCTTGCGGAGATGCCGATCGAGCGGCAGAGCGAGATCATCATGGAGCAGATGAAGCTGTGCCTCGAGACGGCCGGCGCCTCGCTCGACAACGTCATGAAGTGCAACGTCTACTGCACCTCGACCAGGCACTTCGCCGCGTTCAACACGGTCTATGCGCGCTATTTCCCCAATGATCCGCCGGCGCGGATCTTCGTCTGCACGCCGGAATGGTTCGGCCCCTTCGACGTCGAGATCGACTGCATCGCGATGATGTGA
- a CDS encoding TetR/AcrR family transcriptional regulator, whose product MASDHTRSAILAAAERLYADRGFGDVTLRDIVAEAGVNLAAVNYHFGSKDELIAELFVTRSIATNRERLRELKAAEEQGGGRAPIEVILHALVGPTLRGCLGPENERSTAARFMIRASIESVPPIRRIKNREIDHLRKFAGAMRRSLPDRSEVEIYWGLNFALAMAHHTIRESERLTKLSEGKCDLDDVEDVVARVVSVATMALTAGRTEAKAPSRVAAR is encoded by the coding sequence ATGGCCAGCGATCACACCAGGTCCGCCATTCTCGCCGCCGCCGAACGGCTCTATGCCGATCGCGGTTTTGGCGACGTCACGCTGCGCGACATCGTCGCGGAAGCCGGGGTCAACCTCGCCGCGGTGAATTATCATTTCGGCTCGAAGGACGAGCTGATCGCGGAATTATTTGTCACGCGCTCGATCGCGACCAACCGCGAGCGTTTGCGCGAATTGAAAGCGGCGGAAGAGCAAGGCGGCGGCCGCGCGCCGATCGAGGTGATCCTGCATGCGCTGGTCGGCCCGACCTTGCGTGGCTGCCTCGGCCCCGAGAACGAGCGCTCGACCGCGGCACGCTTCATGATCCGCGCCTCGATCGAATCCGTGCCGCCGATCCGCCGCATCAAGAACCGCGAGATCGACCATTTGCGCAAATTCGCCGGCGCGATGCGCAGATCCCTGCCCGACCGCAGCGAGGTCGAGATCTATTGGGGCCTGAACTTCGCGCTCGCGATGGCGCATCACACCATCCGCGAGAGCGAGCGCTTGACGAAGCTGTCGGAAGGCAAATGCGATCTCGACGACGTCGAGGACGTGGTCGCGCGCGTCGTCAGCGTCGCGACGATGGCGCTGACGGCGGGGCGGACGGAGGCGAAGGCGCCGTCAAGGGTCGCTGCGCGTTAG
- a CDS encoding acyl-CoA dehydrogenase family protein yields the protein MDFDLSPKQKEWLDRVRSFMAKHVRPAVPIYDEQDRSGERWKVIPILEELKKKAKAEGLWNMFMPPSEHEDDEFRGAGLTNLEYALLSEEMGRITWASEVFNCSAPDTGNMEVFIRYATKEQKRKWLRPLMDGEIRSAFLMTEPAVASSDATNIETRIEKDGDHYVINGRKWWSSGVGDPRCKIAILMGKTDPSAAKHQQQSQILVPLDTPGIKVEKMLPVFGFDDAPHGHAQVLLQNVRVPKENILLGEGRGFEIAQGRLGPGRIHHCMRTIGKAEEALEKMVKRLASRTAFGKRIIEHSVWEQRIGEARTDIEMNRLLCLKAADMMDKVGNKTAQLEIAMIKVAGPNMALKIIDQAIQAFGGAGVSDEAGLAKDYAHIRTLRLADGPDEVHNRAIARLELRKYANSPKH from the coding sequence ATGGATTTCGATCTGTCGCCGAAGCAGAAGGAATGGCTCGACCGCGTGCGGTCCTTCATGGCCAAGCACGTGCGCCCGGCGGTGCCGATCTATGACGAACAGGATCGTAGCGGCGAGCGCTGGAAGGTCATCCCGATCCTCGAGGAGCTCAAGAAGAAGGCCAAGGCCGAAGGCCTCTGGAACATGTTCATGCCGCCGTCCGAGCATGAGGACGACGAATTCCGCGGCGCGGGATTGACCAATCTCGAATATGCGCTGCTGTCGGAGGAGATGGGCCGCATCACCTGGGCCTCCGAAGTGTTCAACTGTTCGGCGCCCGACACCGGCAACATGGAAGTGTTCATCCGCTACGCCACCAAGGAACAGAAGCGCAAATGGCTGCGCCCGCTGATGGACGGTGAGATCCGCTCGGCGTTCCTGATGACGGAACCGGCGGTCGCCTCGTCGGACGCGACCAACATCGAGACCCGCATCGAGAAGGACGGCGATCACTACGTCATCAACGGCCGCAAATGGTGGTCGTCGGGTGTCGGCGATCCCCGTTGCAAGATCGCGATCCTGATGGGCAAGACGGATCCGTCGGCCGCCAAGCATCAGCAGCAGTCGCAGATCCTGGTTCCGCTCGATACGCCTGGCATCAAGGTCGAGAAGATGCTGCCGGTGTTCGGCTTCGATGACGCGCCGCACGGTCATGCTCAGGTGCTGCTGCAGAACGTGCGGGTTCCGAAGGAGAACATTCTGCTCGGTGAAGGCCGCGGCTTCGAGATCGCGCAGGGCCGCCTCGGCCCCGGCCGCATCCATCATTGCATGCGCACGATCGGCAAGGCCGAGGAGGCGCTGGAGAAGATGGTGAAGCGGCTCGCCTCGCGCACCGCGTTCGGCAAGAGGATCATCGAGCACAGTGTGTGGGAGCAGCGCATCGGCGAGGCCCGCACCGACATCGAGATGAACCGCCTGTTGTGCCTCAAGGCCGCCGACATGATGGACAAGGTCGGCAACAAGACCGCCCAGCTCGAGATCGCCATGATCAAGGTCGCAGGTCCCAACATGGCCTTGAAGATCATCGATCAGGCGATCCAGGCCTTTGGCGGCGCCGGCGTGTCCGACGAGGCTGGCCTTGCCAAGGACTATGCCCACATTCGTACGCTCCGTCTCGCCGACGGTCCGGACGAGGTGCACAACCGCGCCATTGCCAGACTTGAACTTCGGAAGTATGCAAACTCTCCTAAACACTAA
- a CDS encoding phosphotransferase family protein produces the protein MADGVRKDEEFSGTKPVEERHRFDELRLEAWMRENVEGFESPLVVLQFKGGQSNPTYRLNTPNRSYVMRRKPFGKLLPSAHAVDREYRVIAALGKQGFPVAHAYALCQDDGVIGAAFYIMSMEEGRVFWDPTLPSQDADARRKIFTSKIETLAKLHMFDPVAIGLGDFGKPGNYFARQIDRWTKQYRASETQLIPEFEKVAEWLPKTVPEQARVSIVHGDYRLDNMIFHATEPRVQAVLDWELSTLGDPMADFTYLLMQWVMPGLQGVDLKALNIPSVDEAAQIYCNVTRMSVPDLNWYFSYNLFRLAGITQGIAGRIRDGTAANAKALESAKRTVPLSKASWEYAQKAGAV, from the coding sequence GTGGCTGACGGCGTCAGGAAAGACGAGGAGTTCTCGGGCACCAAGCCGGTCGAGGAGCGGCATCGTTTCGACGAGCTGCGTCTCGAGGCGTGGATGCGCGAGAACGTCGAGGGTTTTGAAAGCCCGCTGGTCGTGCTCCAGTTCAAGGGCGGCCAGTCCAATCCGACCTATCGTCTCAACACGCCGAACCGTTCCTACGTGATGCGCAGAAAGCCGTTCGGCAAATTGCTGCCGTCGGCGCACGCGGTCGATCGCGAATATCGCGTCATCGCGGCCCTTGGAAAGCAGGGCTTTCCGGTCGCGCACGCCTACGCGCTGTGCCAAGACGACGGCGTGATCGGTGCTGCCTTCTACATCATGTCGATGGAGGAGGGCCGGGTGTTCTGGGATCCGACGCTGCCGAGCCAGGATGCCGATGCGCGGCGCAAGATCTTCACCAGCAAGATCGAGACGCTGGCCAAGCTCCACATGTTCGACCCCGTCGCGATCGGCCTCGGCGACTTCGGCAAGCCCGGCAACTATTTTGCGCGGCAGATCGACCGCTGGACCAAGCAATATCGCGCCTCGGAAACGCAGCTTATTCCCGAGTTCGAGAAGGTCGCCGAATGGCTGCCCAAGACCGTGCCGGAGCAGGCGCGCGTCTCGATCGTCCACGGCGACTATCGCCTCGACAACATGATTTTCCACGCGACGGAACCGCGCGTGCAGGCCGTGCTGGATTGGGAGCTGTCGACGCTCGGCGATCCCATGGCCGATTTCACCTATCTGCTCATGCAGTGGGTCATGCCGGGTTTGCAGGGCGTCGATCTCAAGGCGCTCAACATCCCGAGCGTGGACGAGGCGGCGCAGATCTACTGCAACGTCACCAGGATGAGCGTGCCTGATCTCAACTGGTATTTTTCCTACAATCTCTTCCGCCTCGCGGGCATCACGCAAGGTATCGCCGGCCGCATCCGCGACGGCACCGCCGCCAACGCCAAGGCGCTGGAATCAGCCAAGCGCACCGTGCCGCTGTCGAAAGCGTCATGGGAGTACGCGCAGAAGGCTGGCGCGGTTTAG
- a CDS encoding LysE family translocator has protein sequence MIDHATFITYILIVLGFVFIPGPATLLTMARAVSSGTKVGIATGAGIAAGDLIHTSMAIVGLSAIIATSALLFSIVKYAGAAFLIYLGIRAMLDKAPIELNGGAPAIGAGRAFRQAVLTEVLNPKTALFFLAFLPQFVTPEHGAISLQLAILGVVFVLLGLLSTVVFAVGAGRLGNLLRRHPAVVKWQGKVVGTVYCAVGVRLALQER, from the coding sequence ATGATCGACCACGCCACCTTCATCACTTACATCCTCATCGTGCTCGGCTTCGTCTTCATTCCGGGCCCGGCGACGCTGCTCACCATGGCGCGGGCCGTCAGCTCGGGGACGAAGGTCGGCATCGCGACGGGGGCGGGGATCGCGGCCGGCGATCTGATCCACACCTCGATGGCGATCGTCGGCCTCTCGGCGATCATCGCGACCTCGGCGCTGCTGTTCAGCATCGTCAAATATGCGGGCGCGGCGTTCCTGATCTATCTCGGCATTCGCGCCATGCTCGACAAGGCGCCGATCGAGCTGAACGGAGGCGCGCCGGCGATCGGTGCCGGCCGCGCCTTCCGGCAGGCCGTGCTGACCGAAGTGCTCAATCCCAAGACCGCGCTGTTCTTCCTGGCCTTCCTGCCGCAATTCGTCACGCCGGAGCACGGCGCGATCTCGCTTCAGCTCGCCATCCTCGGCGTCGTCTTCGTGCTGCTCGGCCTGCTCAGCACCGTCGTGTTCGCCGTCGGCGCCGGCCGTCTCGGCAATCTCCTGCGCCGCCATCCGGCGGTGGTGAAGTGGCAGGGCAAGGTGGTCGGCACCGTCTACTGCGCCGTCGGCGTCCGGCTGGCGTTGCAGGAGCGATGA